A window of the Mucilaginibacter sp. cycad4 genome harbors these coding sequences:
- a CDS encoding MauE/DoxX family redox-associated membrane protein, producing MDKYKKISLVILVAFYVLAGLNHFRDPDFYYAVMPNNLLYPEAVNILAGIAEISLGLLLIWPKTRYWAAWGIVLMLIAFLQIHVSMAFKAPMKLNSMTVAPFLAWLRLALQFVLIYWAWWHTTDRKKIV from the coding sequence ATGGATAAGTATAAAAAAATAAGCCTGGTAATACTCGTGGCGTTTTACGTACTTGCAGGCCTTAATCACTTCCGCGACCCCGACTTCTATTATGCCGTAATGCCCAATAATTTGCTTTACCCCGAGGCTGTTAACATACTGGCCGGGATTGCTGAAATTTCATTGGGATTACTGCTCATTTGGCCTAAAACACGGTACTGGGCAGCCTGGGGAATTGTTTTAATGCTGATAGCTTTTTTACAGATTCACGTAAGCATGGCATTTAAAGCCCCGATGAAACTAAACTCCATGACAGTTGCACCCTTTTTAGCGTGGCTGCGTTTGGCCTTACAGTTTGTACTGATCTACTGGGCCTGGTGGCATACAACCGATCGGAAGAAGATAGTTTAA